In Fluviicola sp., the sequence CTTCGGGCTGCGAATTGATAACTGCCAGAACGCGCTCTTTGTCGGCCGGTGCAAACCCCAAACGGTGCATTCCGGTATCGAATTTTAAGTGGATCGGGTAAGCAGAAATATTGCGGTGGATCAAAGCGGTAATGAACTCATCCAATTGCTCGAACGAATAAATGGCCGGTTCCAGGCGGTACTCGATAATCAGGTCGCTGTGTTCCGGATCCGGGTTCATCACTACGATTGACGAAGAAACACCGATTCCGGCTTTGCGCAGTTCCACCCCTTCATCCGCAAATGCAACCCCGAAATTCCGGATTCCGCTTTGCTGCAGGAAAGGGGCAACTTTATCGGCACCTGATCCGTAAGACGAAGCCTTGACCATGGCCAGGATTTTTACATCTTTCGGCAATCGGGATTGATAAAACGAAATATTGCGTTTGATGGCGCTGAGATTGATCTCAACAATGGTCCGGTGTTTCAGGGCTTTCCCTCGTGCAACTTCGTATTCGAAAGCCCGGTCTCTGTGCGCTTTTACGAGTACAACCGCGTTGTGAAAGTTTTCCCATGGAATGGATTTTCCCTCGGGAATGAAATGGAATTCATCCGGATTGAACGATTGGATCAGTTTTTCAATTTCCAGTTTTTCATGCAGGTGCTTTTCAGACAACCCGATTACCACGATGCGTTTTTTCTCCGGAGCCAGTTGCCGCTGATAGATCAATGCTTCACCCAAAGCATCCAGGTCGAGGTTGTAAGTATCGTTGATGATCGTATTTCCGTTGATCCCTTCAAAAACTTCCATGCGCAGGGCCAAAGTGGGAAGTGAGTCCATGCGTTCCTTGATTTCTACCGGGTCGAGTTGCAAATAGGCCAGGAAGGTTTTCAAAACACCCAGCATTCCATTGTATCCGGCAGGAAAACGATGATTTTCGTAAGAGGGGCAAACCTGGAAATTGCCCGGCAAGCGGTTTTCCAGATCCGCAAAAGTATGAGGGATAAATGCCAGACGGCAATTGCGGAAAAGTACCCATTTCTCCAACAAATGTGCTTCGTTGTTGGCAAAGTTCTCCCGGTGAGCCTTCCCGAATGCGGTAAAAATCCCGTAATCCGGTTGGATCATATCCTGGAGGATTTTCATTTCCCCGGGTTTCGAAATTCCGGCTTCAATAAAAGCAATGGAAGCACCCTCGTGCATTTCCAGGAGGGAAAGAGCAACACCAATTTGCGAGTTGAAGCTTTTCGGGCTGCGAACTACTTTAAACTTGTCCGAAATGCAATGGAAGATCCATTCCTTGAAGGTTGTTTTTCCTACGCTGCCGGTGATTGCAACAACGGGATAGGTAAACTGTTTCCGGTGGTGCTTCGCCAGTTTTTGAAGCGCGTTCAGCACATCATCTACTTTGAAATAAACTGCATCGGGCTGAAAAGTAACGGTGGTATTTTTCGCAATCACAAAAAAGCAGATTCCCTGCCGGTAAGCATCTTCAATGAATTCATTTCCAGATCTTGAATGACCGGACAGAGCAAAAAAGAGTGCTCCTTTTGCCTGTTGAATTTTGCGGGAATCGAAGTAAACATGTAGAATGGAATCAATGCTTGAACCAACTACCTCGGCTTCAAAAATTTCCGCACACGCTTCAATGGAATACTGTAATCTCAATGCTCAATTTTATTGTAACAACTGCGGCAAA encodes:
- the alr gene encoding alanine racemase, giving the protein MRLQYSIEACAEIFEAEVVGSSIDSILHVYFDSRKIQQAKGALFFALSGHSRSGNEFIEDAYRQGICFFVIAKNTTVTFQPDAVYFKVDDVLNALQKLAKHHRKQFTYPVVAITGSVGKTTFKEWIFHCISDKFKVVRSPKSFNSQIGVALSLLEMHEGASIAFIEAGISKPGEMKILQDMIQPDYGIFTAFGKAHRENFANNEAHLLEKWVLFRNCRLAFIPHTFADLENRLPGNFQVCPSYENHRFPAGYNGMLGVLKTFLAYLQLDPVEIKERMDSLPTLALRMEVFEGINGNTIINDTYNLDLDALGEALIYQRQLAPEKKRIVVIGLSEKHLHEKLEIEKLIQSFNPDEFHFIPEGKSIPWENFHNAVVLVKAHRDRAFEYEVARGKALKHRTIVEINLSAIKRNISFYQSRLPKDVKILAMVKASSYGSGADKVAPFLQQSGIRNFGVAFADEGVELRKAGIGVSSSIVVMNPDPEHSDLIIEYRLEPAIYSFEQLDEFITALIHRNISAYPIHLKFDTGMHRLGFAPADKERVLAVINSQPEVQIKGIYSHLADADNPNHSAFTQKQLAAFDAIVSYFRKNSPDAFLAHVLNSEGSLRYPENCYDMIRLGISMYGYTENQELKASLESSVSWYSSISQIKAVPKGDFIGYGISYEAMEDMMIAIVPVGYADGFRRSLSNGKGSVYIHGIQCPVVGRVCMDMIMVDITSVNAKINDTVEIIGQNQPMDVFAKAMDTIPYEVMTGLSRRMHRVYVEE